A region of the Candidatus Latescibacter sp. genome:
TAATTGTCCTGAAAATTACCAATGAGAGACAGCTCTCCATTGATTCATATCGGGATGTAATGGAGTGTTTTACGCAAAATAATATCGCAATCGTTCAATCCGAGACAATATCTCGGCGAACGTTTGCGATAGTATTTCAGGTAACACAGAGCTGTATGATGTGAAAGGGTGGATACCTGTCTCTCGTTGACGATTTTTTTATGCGATCAGCGAACCTATCATTAAATATTCGAAATATTTTAAAAAATAACTTGCTTGAAGTGTCTGAACGTTATATTATGATATTGGCAACAAAAATACTGGGAGTTGTTAGCCCTCATGATTTTGATATGGGGAATGTCGGCTTATAGATTATAGGAGATTGTTAAGGATATGATCGCATACCTCATCTTGGTGCATCGGTATCCCCGCCAGTTCAAAAGACTCTTTAGGGCAATTTACCATCCCGCCAACTACTACTTGGTACATGTGGATAAGGGAGCAGGTGTTGGATTACAGACGGAGATACAAGATTTCTTGTCGAGCTTTGCCAACGCATCCTTGCTGAAAAGCCAAAGCATTCTTTGGGGGGGATACAGCATGGTAGATGCTGAATTGCGAGGCATCGAGGAGTTATTGAAGATCAGCTCGGAATGGGAATTCTTCATAAACCTTAGCGGACAGGATTTCCCCCTAAAGTCGCAGACGCACATCAAAGAGTTTCTTAGCCGCTATAGAGCAACCGATTTTATCAAGGTGGCTAACCAGAGCAAGTTCCGT
Encoded here:
- a CDS encoding beta-1,6-N-acetylglucosaminyltransferase, yielding MIAYLILVHRYPRQFKRLFRAIYHPANYYLVHVDKGAGVGLQTEIQDFLSSFANASLLKSQSILWGGYSMVDAELRGIEELLKISSEWEFFINLSGQDFPLKSQTHIKEFLSRYRATDFIKVANQSKFR